The following are from one region of the Vitis riparia cultivar Riparia Gloire de Montpellier isolate 1030 chromosome 14, EGFV_Vit.rip_1.0, whole genome shotgun sequence genome:
- the LOC117930799 gene encoding probable serine/threonine-protein kinase At1g54610 has translation MGCVLGREVLSNVVVSEANGAEKSIKEKRSNSSVNSNRKLDDVTKKSDSKVEVGNGETQKEEKTDGSQRPRGDKKKLRSNPRLSNLPNHVRGEQVAAGWPSWLSDVAGPALNGWIPRRADTFQKLDKIGQGTYSNVYKARDMLTGKIVALKKVRFDNLEPESVKFMAREIVILRRLDHPNVVKLEGLVTSRLSCSLYLVFEYMEHDLAGLAASPGIKFTEPQVKCYMKQLLSGLEHCHNRGVLHRDIKGSNLLLDNGGVLKIADFGLAAIFDPNYKHPMTSRVVTLWYRPPELLLGANDYGVGVDLWSAGCILAELLAGKPIMPGRTEVEQLHKIYKLCGSPSDEYWKKYRLPNATLFKPRDPYKRCIAETFKDFPPSSLPLIETLLAIDPVERRTATAALNCEFFTTKPYACEPSSLPQYPPSKEMDAKRRDDEARRQKTASKAHGDGAKKMRPRARAMPGPEANAELQSNLDRRRLISHANAKSKSEKFPPPHQDGAVGFPLGASQHIDPAFVPGDVPFSSTSFTSSKDHAQTWSGPIGDPAAIGALRRKKNTYGDAREPKKPAAVNPRDRSAKVRVVKG, from the exons ATGGGGTGTGTACTTGGTCGTGAAGTGTTGTCGAACGTGGTGGTTTCGGAGGCTAATGGGGCGGAGAAGAGTATCAAGGAGAAGAGGAGTAATTCGAGTGTCAATTCGAACAGGAAGTTGGATGATGTGACGAAGAAAAGTGATAGTAAGGTTGAGGTTGGTAACGGAGAGACCCAAAAGGAGGAGAAGACTGATGGTAGTCAACGGCCCCGAGGtgataagaaaaaattgaggtCAAATCCGAGGTTGAGTAATCTACCCAATCATGTGCGTGGAGAGCAAGTTGCAGCTGGGTGGCCGTCTTGGTTATCGGATGTTGCAGGGCCAGCACTTAATGGCTGGATACCTCGGCGAGCAGACACTTTCCAGAAACTTGATAAG ATTGGACAAGGAACATATAGCAATGTGTATAAAGCTAGAGATATGTTAACGGGCAAAATTGTTGCACTAAAGAAAGTTCGATTTGATAATTTGGAACCTGAGAGTGTGAAATTTATGGCTAGAGAGATTGTCATTTTGCGGCGCTTGGATCATCCCAATGTTGTAAAATTGGAGGGTTTGGTGACTTCAAGGCTGTCCTGCAGTTTGTATCTTGTATTTGAGTATATGGAGCATGATTTGGCTGGACTTGCTGCAAGCCCGGGTATCAAATTCACTGAACCTCAG GTCAAATGTTACATGAAACAACTACTATCTGGCCTAGAGCATTGTCACAACCGCGGTGTGCTTCACCGTGACATCAAAGGATCAAATCTCCTTCTTGATAATGGAGGAGTACTTAAGATTGCTGATTTTGGCTTGGCTGCTATATTTGATCCTAATTACAAGCACCCAATGACGAGTCGGGTGGTAACCTTATGGTATCGACCTCCAGAGCTTCTGCTTGGGGCTAATGACTATGGCGTAGGTGTGGACTTGTGGAGTGCAGGCTGCATTTTAGCTGAGTTATTGGCTGGGAAGCCCATCATGCCTGGTCGTACAGAG GTAGAGCAATTACATAAGATATACAAGCTATGCGGCTCACCTTCTGATGAATACTGGAAAAAATATAGATTGCCAAATGCAACCTTATTCAAGCCTCGAGACCCTTACAAACGATGCATAGCAGAGACATTCAAAGACTTCCCACCATCTTCACTGCCACTTATTGAAACTCTTCTTGCAATTGATCCAGTGGAACGTCGGACAGCCACAGCTGCATTAAACTGTGAA TTCTTCACAACGAAACCTTATGCTTGTGAACCATCTAGCCTTCCGCAATATCCTCCAAGCAAGGAGATGGATGCCAAGAGGCGAGATGATGAAGCTCGAAG GCAAAAAACCGCTAGCAAAGCCCACGGTGATGGTGCGAAGAAAATGCGTCCACGCGCTAGGGCAATGCCTGGACCAGAAGCCAATGCTGAGCTTCAATCTAATCTTGAT CGAAGACGCCTAATCTCCCATGCAAATGCAAAGAGTAAGAGTGAAAAGTTTCCTCCACCTCACCAGGACGGAGCAGTTGGCTTCCCCTTGGGTGCTTCACAACACATTGATCCTGCTTTTGTCCCTGGTGATGTGCCATTCAGTTCTACATCATTTACATCTTCAAAAGATCATGCCCAGACCTGGTCTGGTCCAATAGGCGACCCTGCTGCCATTGGAGCTCTAAGGCGAAAGAAGAACACTTATGGTGATG